The Barnesiella intestinihominis YIT 11860 genome includes a window with the following:
- a CDS encoding DUF3408 domain-containing protein, which yields MEKEMTPNEKRPQQDCGGMFTQVQASVEILSPVPVSGKCSEKDYERLFIRDPEVKAREGKMAYVRPEYHERIMRITRVIGHDRLTLSAYIDHVLTHHFNQCEDAIKSLYARNYNSVF from the coding sequence ATGGAAAAAGAAATGACACCGAATGAAAAAAGACCACAGCAAGACTGCGGAGGTATGTTTACCCAAGTGCAGGCGAGTGTGGAAATACTGTCGCCTGTCCCGGTAAGCGGCAAATGCAGTGAGAAGGACTATGAACGCCTGTTCATCCGCGACCCGGAAGTAAAGGCACGTGAGGGGAAGATGGCGTATGTGCGCCCGGAGTACCACGAGCGTATCATGCGTATCACCCGTGTAATCGGGCATGACCGGCTTACGCTGTCCGCTTACATCGACCATGTGCTGACGCACCACTTCAACCAGTGCGAAGATGCGATAAAGAGCCTTTATGCCCGAAATTACAATTCAGTATTCTAA
- a CDS encoding DUF3872 domain-containing protein produces the protein MNILNNRNKRTSIFKAVALCLIAAMSFTLVSCDDDMDIQQSYPFTVEVMPVPNKVVKGQTVEIRCELKKEGDFSGTLYTIRYFQFEGEGSLKMDNGITFLPNDRYLLENEKFRLYYTAAGDEAHNFIVVVEDNFSNSYELEFDFNNRNVKDDDLTIVPIGNFSPLLK, from the coding sequence ATGAACATACTGAACAACAGAAACAAGAGAACATCAATATTCAAGGCAGTGGCGTTATGCCTGATAGCCGCCATGTCATTCACCCTCGTGTCATGTGACGATGACATGGACATCCAGCAGTCCTATCCCTTCACGGTGGAGGTCATGCCCGTGCCGAACAAGGTAGTAAAGGGGCAGACAGTGGAAATCCGCTGTGAACTGAAAAAGGAGGGCGACTTTTCGGGTACGCTCTATACCATCCGCTATTTCCAGTTCGAGGGGGAAGGCTCGCTCAAAATGGATAACGGCATCACCTTCCTGCCTAACGACCGCTACCTGCTGGAGAACGAAAAATTCCGCCTGTACTACACGGCGGCGGGTGATGAGGCGCATAATTTCATCGTGGTGGTGGAGGATAACTTTAGCAACTCCTACGAACTGGAATTTGACTTCAACAACAGGAATGTAAAGGACGACGATCTTACCATCGTTCCCATCGGCAACTTCAGCCCCTTGTTGAAATGA
- a CDS encoding DUF4134 domain-containing protein, with the protein MNKNILKNRKAILSAALVIAATASAFAQGNGIAGINEATSMVSSYFDPGTKLIYAIGAVVGLIGGVKVYGKFSSGDPDTSKTAASWFGACIFLIVAATILRSFFL; encoded by the coding sequence ATGAACAAGAACATCTTGAAAAACAGAAAAGCAATCCTCTCCGCGGCACTTGTCATCGCCGCAACCGCCTCCGCTTTCGCGCAGGGAAACGGCATCGCGGGCATCAACGAAGCCACCTCTATGGTGAGTTCTTATTTCGACCCCGGAACTAAACTGATATACGCCATCGGTGCAGTCGTCGGGCTTATCGGGGGCGTAAAAGTGTACGGCAAGTTTTCATCGGGCGACCCCGACACCAGCAAGACAGCCGCCTCGTGGTTCGGCGCGTGCATCTTCCTGATTGTTGCCGCCACCATCCTGCGCTCATTCTTCCTTTAA
- the traN gene encoding conjugative transposon protein TraN encodes MRKVIIMFALAMGIITANAQENVTVETTNGSEQPTLTKEVYPQKEADGDLYHGLSRKLTFDRMIPPHGLEVTYDKTVHVIFPAEVRYVDLGSPDLIAGKADGAENIIRVKATVRNFPNETNMSVITEDGSFYTFNVKYAAEPLLLNVEMCDFIHDGSTVNRPNNAQEIYLKELGSESPMLVRLIMKSIHKQNKREVKHIGCKRFGIQYLLKGIYTHNGLLYFHTEIKNQSNVPFDVDYITWKIVDKKVAKRTAVQEQIILPLRAQNYATLVPGKKSERTVFTMAKFTIPDDKCLVVELNEKNGGRHQSFVIENEDLVRAGTINELQVR; translated from the coding sequence ATGAGAAAAGTAATCATCATGTTTGCCCTCGCTATGGGCATCATAACTGCCAACGCGCAGGAGAATGTAACCGTTGAAACGACCAACGGAAGTGAACAACCGACCTTGACGAAGGAGGTCTATCCGCAGAAGGAGGCGGACGGCGACCTATATCACGGGCTGTCACGCAAGCTGACCTTCGACCGCATGATACCGCCGCACGGTCTGGAAGTGACCTACGACAAGACCGTCCACGTCATTTTTCCGGCGGAGGTGCGCTATGTCGATTTAGGCTCGCCCGACCTGATTGCCGGGAAAGCCGACGGAGCGGAGAACATCATCCGTGTGAAGGCTACCGTAAGGAATTTTCCCAACGAAACGAATATGTCCGTCATCACGGAGGACGGCAGTTTCTACACCTTCAACGTGAAGTACGCCGCCGAACCGCTGTTGCTCAACGTGGAGATGTGCGACTTCATCCATGACGGCAGCACGGTGAACCGCCCGAACAACGCGCAGGAAATCTATCTGAAAGAGCTGGGCAGCGAAAGCCCGATGCTGGTGCGCCTTATCATGAAGTCCATCCACAAACAGAACAAGCGCGAGGTGAAGCATATCGGCTGCAAGCGTTTCGGCATCCAATACCTGTTGAAAGGCATCTACACGCACAACGGCTTGCTTTATTTCCACACGGAGATAAAGAACCAGAGCAACGTGCCTTTCGATGTGGACTACATCACTTGGAAAATCGTGGACAAGAAGGTTGCGAAGCGTACTGCCGTGCAGGAGCAGATTATTCTGCCGCTCCGCGCGCAGAACTACGCCACCCTCGTGCCGGGCAAAAAGAGCGAGCGCACGGTCTTCACGATGGCGAAGTTCACCATCCCCGATGACAAGTGCCTCGTGGTGGAATTGAACGAGAAGAACGGCGGCCGTCACCAGTCCTTCGTGATTGAGAACGAGGATTTGGTACGCGCGGGTACCATCAACGAACTTCAAGTACGCTGA
- a CDS encoding DUF4141 domain-containing protein, with translation MRTRITMIICLCLLFAGRASAQWVVSDPGNLAQGIINASKNIIHTSKTATNMVSNFQETVKIYQQGKKYYDALKSVNNLVKDARKVQQTILMVGDITDIYVNSFQRMLRDGNFRPEELSAIAFGYTKLLEESNEVLTELRNVVNITTLSMTDKERMDVVERCHSKMKRYRNLVSYYTNKNISVSYLRAKKKNDLDRIMGLYGNMNERYW, from the coding sequence ATGAGAACAAGAATAACAATGATTATCTGCCTGTGCCTGCTTTTCGCGGGCAGGGCAAGCGCACAGTGGGTCGTAAGCGATCCGGGCAATCTAGCGCAGGGCATCATCAATGCCTCCAAAAACATCATCCATACCTCCAAGACCGCCACGAACATGGTGAGCAACTTTCAGGAGACGGTGAAAATCTATCAGCAGGGCAAGAAGTATTACGATGCCCTCAAATCGGTGAACAATCTGGTCAAGGACGCCCGCAAGGTGCAGCAGACCATCCTGATGGTGGGCGACATCACAGACATCTATGTGAACAGTTTCCAACGGATGCTCCGTGACGGGAATTTCAGACCCGAAGAGCTTTCCGCAATCGCTTTCGGCTACACGAAACTGCTGGAGGAAAGCAACGAAGTGTTGACGGAACTCAGGAACGTGGTGAACATCACCACGCTCTCCATGACCGACAAGGAGCGCATGGACGTGGTGGAACGCTGCCACTCGAAGATGAAGCGTTACCGCAACCTCGTGAGCTACTACACGAACAAGAACATCTCCGTGAGTTACCTGCGTGCGAAAAAGAAGAACGACCTCGACCGCATCATGGGGCTGTACGGGAACATGAACGAAAGATACTGGTAG
- a CDS encoding reverse transcriptase domain-containing protein has translation MRNPKNVLNSLSKHSGNSNYKFERLYRVLFNAEMFYVAYERIYAKPGNMTAGTDGKTVSGMSIERIEQLIESLKNETYQPAPSKRAYIPKKNGKKRPLGIPSFNDKLVQEVVRMILEAIYEGSFEHTSHGFRPGRSCHTALISIQKSFTAVKWFIEGDIKGFYDNIDHDVLIGILRERIADERFLRLIRKFLNAGYIEDWVFHRTYSGTPQGGIVSPILANIYLDKFDKYIREYINRFNKGEIRKGNAQYKLYEQRRYRLAKKLKNEKDEKVREQMTAEIKRLREERHKFPARNEMDSSIKRIKYVRYADDFLIGIIGSLEDCKTVKEDIKNYLKEALKLELSDEKTLITNAQKPAKFLGFDIFIRRSNDLRKDKNGRTVRAFGHVPVLYLNFETMRKKLFDYKAARIAVVNGKEVWKSIVRTYMIDLDDLEIVSQFNAEIRGFYNYYSIANNSPAINSFYHIMSYSMYKTFARKYKSSVKKILFQYKKDGTFKVAYENSKGKTLYQSFYHDGFKRKKIAGATSCDTIPRTVTITGGRNSLMERLKLQVCELCGATDKLEMHHVRKLKDLKGKSDWEKNMIARRRKTLAVCSKCHAKIDPDRRIRLN, from the coding sequence ATGAGAAATCCAAAGAATGTGTTAAACAGTCTGTCTAAACACAGCGGTAATTCAAACTACAAGTTTGAGCGGCTGTATAGAGTGCTGTTTAATGCGGAAATGTTTTATGTGGCCTACGAGCGCATTTACGCAAAACCGGGCAACATGACAGCAGGAACTGACGGTAAAACCGTCAGTGGAATGAGCATTGAACGCATTGAGCAACTGATTGAAAGTCTGAAAAACGAGACTTATCAACCAGCTCCGTCCAAAAGGGCGTACATACCGAAGAAAAACGGCAAGAAACGTCCGCTTGGCATCCCCTCATTCAACGACAAGTTGGTGCAGGAAGTGGTGAGAATGATACTGGAAGCTATCTACGAGGGCAGTTTTGAGCATACCTCACACGGGTTTCGGCCCGGGCGTAGTTGCCATACCGCACTTATCAGCATACAGAAGTCATTCACAGCCGTGAAATGGTTCATCGAGGGCGACATCAAAGGGTTCTACGACAACATCGATCATGATGTGTTGATAGGCATCCTGCGGGAACGCATCGCCGACGAGAGATTTCTACGGCTTATCCGCAAATTCCTTAACGCCGGATACATCGAAGATTGGGTGTTTCACAGAACGTACAGCGGGACACCGCAGGGCGGTATCGTCAGTCCTATATTGGCGAATATCTACCTCGACAAGTTCGACAAGTACATCCGGGAATACATCAATCGGTTCAACAAGGGGGAAATACGGAAAGGCAACGCTCAGTACAAGCTCTACGAGCAGCGGAGATACCGGCTGGCTAAGAAGCTGAAAAATGAGAAAGATGAAAAGGTAAGAGAACAGATGACCGCTGAAATCAAGCGGCTACGGGAAGAAAGGCACAAGTTTCCCGCGCGTAATGAAATGGACAGCAGTATCAAACGCATAAAATACGTTCGGTACGCAGATGACTTTCTGATTGGAATAATCGGTAGTCTGGAAGACTGCAAAACGGTAAAAGAGGACATTAAAAACTATTTGAAAGAGGCTCTTAAACTGGAACTGTCAGATGAAAAGACACTGATAACCAACGCACAGAAACCCGCCAAGTTCCTCGGATTCGACATTTTTATCCGTAGGAGCAATGATTTACGCAAGGATAAAAACGGTAGAACGGTCAGGGCGTTCGGACACGTCCCGGTCTTGTATCTGAATTTTGAAACGATGCGAAAGAAACTCTTTGACTACAAGGCCGCAAGAATAGCGGTCGTGAACGGCAAAGAGGTATGGAAATCCATCGTCAGAACGTACATGATCGATTTGGACGACCTGGAAATAGTCAGTCAGTTCAACGCCGAAATCCGGGGATTCTACAACTACTACTCGATAGCCAATAACAGCCCGGCCATCAACTCTTTCTATCACATCATGTCATACAGCATGTACAAGACTTTCGCAAGAAAGTACAAGTCGTCTGTAAAGAAAATCCTATTCCAGTACAAAAAGGACGGGACGTTCAAAGTGGCATATGAGAACAGTAAGGGTAAAACGCTCTACCAATCATTCTATCACGACGGTTTCAAACGCAAAAAAATCGCAGGGGCTACCTCATGCGACACTATCCCGCGGACAGTTACAATAACGGGCGGTCGTAACAGCCTAATGGAAAGGCTGAAACTCCAAGTCTGCGAATTATGCGGTGCTACGGACAAACTCGAAATGCACCATGTCCGCAAACTCAAAGACCTGAAAGGTAAGTCCGATTGGGAGAAGAACATGATCGCACGGCGGCGCAAAACGCTGGCGGTCTGCTCGAAATGTCATGCAAAGATAGACCCCGACCGACGGATCAGACTGAATTAA
- the traM gene encoding conjugative transposon protein TraM, which translates to MEQTKNEPTKENKAAPETGKPKKEREPLTEAQRLKRQKMIVLPAMVLVFIGAMWLIFAPSSGKEQPPGTDGYNTEMPDADKANRQIIGDKLKAYEHGEMEERQESRNRAIGQLGDMFDREIAGTENGVDFDLANPGGKEERAKPATPQTIQSSAAAYRDLNATLGNFYDQPKNDNAEMDELLERIASLESELESERGKASSMDEQVALMEKSYELAAKYMGGQNGGQPSAEQRAEPTTVQKGKKNKAMPIRQVEHQVVSSLSQPMSNAEFVAALSQERNRGFNTAVGTAEVLDRNTIPACVHGAQSVTDGQTVRLRLLEPMAVAGRTIPRGAVVVGTGKIQGERLDIEITSLEYDGTIIPVELAVYDTDGQPGIFIPNSMEMNAVREVAANMGGSLGSSINISTNAGAQLASDLGKGLIQGTSQYIAKKMRTVKVHLKAGYRVMLYQEKY; encoded by the coding sequence ATGGAACAGACAAAGAATGAACCGACGAAAGAGAACAAAGCTGCTCCCGAAACGGGGAAACCGAAAAAGGAGCGCGAACCGCTGACAGAGGCGCAACGGCTGAAACGGCAGAAGATGATCGTGCTGCCCGCTATGGTGTTGGTGTTCATCGGGGCGATGTGGCTGATATTCGCCCCGTCCTCCGGCAAGGAGCAACCGCCGGGAACGGACGGATACAACACCGAGATGCCCGACGCTGACAAGGCGAACCGGCAGATTATCGGCGACAAGCTGAAAGCCTACGAGCATGGGGAGATGGAAGAGCGTCAGGAGAGCCGCAACCGTGCCATCGGGCAGCTGGGCGACATGTTCGACCGCGAGATAGCGGGAACGGAGAACGGAGTGGACTTCGACCTCGCCAATCCGGGCGGCAAGGAAGAAAGGGCAAAGCCAGCCACGCCGCAGACCATCCAGTCCTCCGCAGCCGCCTACCGTGACCTGAACGCCACGCTCGGAAACTTCTACGACCAGCCGAAAAACGACAATGCGGAGATGGACGAATTGTTGGAGCGCATCGCATCGCTGGAGTCGGAACTGGAAAGCGAGAGGGGCAAGGCTTCCTCTATGGACGAGCAGGTGGCTCTTATGGAGAAGTCCTACGAGCTGGCGGCAAAGTACATGGGCGGTCAGAACGGAGGACAGCCATCGGCGGAACAGAGGGCAGAGCCAACTACCGTGCAGAAAGGGAAGAAGAACAAGGCAATGCCTATCAGACAGGTGGAGCATCAAGTAGTTTCTTCACTCTCACAGCCTATGAGTAACGCGGAGTTTGTCGCCGCCTTATCGCAGGAACGCAACCGGGGTTTCAACACGGCTGTCGGCACGGCGGAGGTATTGGACAGGAACACCATACCGGCGTGCGTGCATGGGGCGCAGAGCGTGACGGACGGGCAGACGGTAAGGCTGCGCCTGCTGGAGCCTATGGCGGTGGCAGGCAGGACAATACCCCGGGGTGCGGTGGTGGTCGGCACGGGCAAGATACAGGGTGAGCGGCTCGACATCGAGATTACCTCGCTGGAATACGACGGCACGATTATCCCCGTGGAGCTTGCGGTCTATGACACGGACGGACAGCCCGGCATCTTCATCCCGAACTCGATGGAGATGAACGCCGTCCGGGAGGTCGCCGCCAACATGGGCGGCTCGCTGGGAAGCAGCATCAACATCTCCACCAATGCCGGGGCGCAGCTCGCCTCCGACTTGGGCAAGGGGCTGATACAAGGCACGAGCCAGTACATCGCCAAAAAGATGCGAACCGTCAAGGTGCATCTGAAAGCCGGGTACAGGGTCATGCTTTACCAAGAAAAATATTGA
- a CDS encoding DUF3876 domain-containing protein, protein MNLPKVKMLQVSKCLIGLAVMMLQSCDVADNRRDMLCGNWESVEGKPDVLIYKEGEAYKVTVFRRSGLRRKLKPETYLLQEENGNLFMNTGFRIDVSYNEATDVLTFSPNGDYVRVKPQPGHPTEE, encoded by the coding sequence ATGAATTTACCAAAAGTGAAAATGCTGCAAGTCAGCAAGTGCCTTATCGGATTGGCGGTCATGATGCTGCAATCCTGCGACGTGGCCGACAACCGCCGCGACATGCTGTGCGGGAACTGGGAGAGCGTGGAGGGAAAACCTGACGTGCTTATCTACAAGGAGGGCGAAGCCTACAAAGTGACGGTGTTCCGTCGTAGCGGTCTGCGCCGCAAGCTCAAGCCGGAAACCTATCTCTTGCAGGAGGAGAACGGCAACCTGTTCATGAACACCGGCTTCCGCATCGACGTGTCCTACAACGAGGCCACGGATGTGCTGACTTTCTCGCCAAACGGGGACTATGTGCGGGTGAAGCCGCAGCCGGGACATCCGACCGAAGAATAA
- the traK gene encoding conjugative transposon protein TraK: MEFKSLRNIESSFRQIRLFGIVFLSLCAVVTVWSVWNSYRFAEKQREKIYVLDNGKSLMLALSQDLSQNRPAEAREHVRRFHEMFFTLSPEKSAIEHNVKRALLLADKSVYHYYSDFAEKGYYNRIIAGNINQVLKVDSVVCDFNAYPYRAVTYATQKIIRQSNVTERSLVTTCRLLNASRSDDNPNGFTIEGFTIIENKDLQTIKR; this comes from the coding sequence ATGGAATTCAAATCACTTAGAAACATCGAATCGTCGTTCAGGCAGATACGCCTGTTCGGTATCGTCTTCCTCTCGCTGTGCGCCGTGGTGACGGTGTGGAGCGTGTGGAACTCCTACCGTTTCGCAGAGAAGCAACGGGAGAAAATCTATGTGCTGGACAACGGCAAGAGCCTGATGCTCGCCTTGTCTCAGGATTTGTCGCAGAACCGCCCGGCGGAGGCACGGGAACATGTGCGCCGTTTCCACGAGATGTTCTTCACGCTATCACCTGAAAAAAGCGCGATTGAACACAACGTGAAACGTGCCTTGCTGCTGGCGGACAAGAGCGTGTACCACTATTATTCGGACTTCGCGGAGAAGGGGTACTACAACCGCATCATCGCCGGGAACATCAACCAAGTGCTGAAGGTGGACAGCGTGGTGTGCGACTTCAACGCCTATCCCTACCGTGCCGTGACCTACGCCACACAGAAAATCATCCGGCAGAGCAACGTCACCGAGCGCAGCCTCGTGACCACCTGCCGCCTGCTGAACGCATCGCGGTCGGATGACAACCCGAACGGTTTTACCATCGAGGGTTTCACCATCATTGAGAACAAGGATTTACAGACTATCAAACGGTAA
- the traJ gene encoding conjugative transposon protein TraJ, translating to MKFDNLHQILRSLYEQMMPLCGDMAGVAKGIAGLGALFYVAYRVWQSLARAEPIDVFPMLRPFAIGLCIMFFPTVVLGTINSILSPVVQGTAKMLEAETLDMNRYREQKDKLEYEAMVRNPETAYLVSNEEFDKQLEELGWSPSDMVTMAGMYIDRGMYNMKKSIRDFFREILELLFQAAALVIDTVRTFFLVVLAILGPIAFALSVWDGFQNTLTQWICRYIQVYLWLPVSDMFSTILAKIQVLMLQNDIERMQADPNFSLDSSDGVYIVFLCIGIIGYFTIPTVAGWIIQAGGMGGYGRNVNQMAGRAGSMAGSVAGAAAGNAVGRVGKLLK from the coding sequence ATGAAGTTCGACAACCTTCATCAGATTTTACGTTCACTTTATGAGCAGATGATGCCGCTGTGTGGGGACATGGCTGGTGTGGCGAAAGGCATCGCCGGGCTGGGTGCGCTGTTCTACGTCGCCTACCGGGTATGGCAGTCGCTGGCGAGAGCTGAACCGATAGACGTATTCCCGATGCTCCGTCCTTTTGCCATCGGTCTGTGCATCATGTTCTTCCCGACTGTGGTGCTGGGCACGATAAACAGCATCCTCTCACCCGTCGTACAGGGCACGGCAAAGATGCTGGAGGCGGAAACGCTGGACATGAACCGATACCGGGAGCAGAAGGACAAACTGGAATACGAGGCGATGGTACGCAACCCCGAAACCGCCTACCTCGTGTCCAACGAGGAATTTGACAAGCAACTGGAGGAACTCGGCTGGTCGCCCTCCGACATGGTGACGATGGCGGGAATGTATATCGACCGGGGAATGTACAACATGAAGAAGAGCATCCGCGACTTCTTCCGCGAGATACTCGAACTGCTGTTCCAAGCCGCCGCCCTCGTGATAGACACCGTCCGCACCTTCTTTCTCGTGGTGCTGGCGATTCTCGGTCCGATAGCCTTCGCCCTGTCGGTATGGGACGGTTTCCAAAACACGCTCACGCAGTGGATATGCCGCTATATACAGGTCTATCTGTGGCTACCGGTATCGGACATGTTCAGCACCATACTGGCGAAGATACAGGTTCTGATGCTGCAAAACGACATCGAGCGGATGCAGGCAGACCCGAACTTCTCGCTGGATTCGAGCGACGGGGTGTATATCGTATTCCTCTGCATCGGCATCATCGGCTACTTTACCATTCCCACCGTTGCGGGCTGGATTATCCAAGCCGGAGGCATGGGCGGTTACGGTCGCAACGTGAACCAGATGGCGGGACGAGCCGGAAGCATGGCGGGCAGCGTGGCGGGTGCAGCCGCAGGAAACGCAGTCGGACGTGTCGGCAAATTGCTGAAATAA
- a CDS encoding toprim domain-containing protein: MERTEIDAVRRMPLADFLARLGHEPVRRSGNELWYLAPYRGERTSSFRVNVAKQLWYDFGLGKGGDIFTLAGEFLQSDDFMKQAKFIAEAANMTVAGWEKPVYLSKPTESVFEDVEVAPLLRSLLTEYLEERGIPYAIASRHCCRLNYGVRGKRYFAVGFPNMAGGYEVRSRYFKGCIPPKSVSLVKANDIPADECLVFEGFMDFLSAVTLGVTGNADCLVLNSVANVEKAAGLLDGYGRIGCFLDRDEAGRRTLAALTMRYGERVTDRSSLYDGCKDLNEYLQLTTKKQKNNHLKIEEQ; this comes from the coding sequence ATGGAAAGGACGGAAATAGATGCTGTCAGAAGGATGCCGCTTGCGGATTTTCTCGCACGGCTGGGGCATGAGCCTGTCAGAAGGAGCGGTAACGAGCTGTGGTATCTTGCCCCGTACAGGGGCGAGCGCACATCCTCTTTCCGTGTGAACGTGGCGAAACAGCTCTGGTACGACTTCGGTTTGGGCAAGGGCGGCGACATCTTCACGCTTGCCGGGGAGTTTCTGCAAAGCGATGACTTCATGAAGCAAGCGAAGTTCATAGCGGAAGCCGCCAATATGACGGTTGCCGGATGGGAAAAGCCCGTCTATCTCTCGAAGCCGACCGAATCCGTTTTTGAGGATGTGGAGGTCGCTCCGCTGCTCCGCTCACTGCTGACGGAGTATTTAGAGGAACGGGGCATCCCTTACGCCATCGCATCCCGTCACTGCTGCCGCTTGAACTACGGTGTGCGTGGGAAACGGTATTTTGCCGTTGGCTTTCCGAACATGGCAGGTGGCTATGAAGTCAGAAGCCGATATTTCAAGGGTTGCATACCTCCGAAGTCTGTATCACTGGTAAAGGCGAATGACATCCCGGCTGACGAGTGCCTCGTGTTCGAGGGCTTCATGGACTTTCTCTCTGCCGTGACGCTTGGTGTAACCGGTAACGCTGACTGTCTTGTGCTGAACTCAGTCGCCAACGTGGAGAAGGCGGCGGGATTGCTGGACGGATACGGGCGCATCGGCTGCTTCCTCGACCGTGACGAAGCCGGACGGCGGACGCTTGCCGCACTTACCATGCGATACGGGGAACGTGTCACCGACCGTTCCTCCCTCTATGACGGTTGCAAGGACTTGAACGAGTACCTGCAACTGACAACGAAAAAACAGAAAAACAACCATCTAAAAATCGAAGAACAATGA
- a CDS encoding DUF4133 domain-containing protein, translating into MAEYPINKGIGRPVEFKGLKAQYLFIFCGGLLALFVLFVILYMVGIDQWICIGFGAASSSLLVWQTFALNARYGEHGLMKLGAARSHPRYLINRRRITRLFKRQRKEERQ; encoded by the coding sequence ATGGCTGAATACCCAATCAACAAGGGTATCGGCCGTCCGGTAGAGTTCAAGGGCTTGAAGGCACAGTACCTCTTCATCTTCTGCGGAGGTCTGCTGGCTCTCTTCGTCCTGTTCGTCATCCTCTACATGGTCGGTATCGACCAGTGGATATGTATCGGCTTCGGCGCGGCATCGTCCTCCCTCCTTGTATGGCAGACCTTCGCGCTGAACGCCCGGTACGGTGAACACGGGCTGATGAAATTAGGAGCGGCACGGAGCCATCCCCGATACCTTATCAACCGGCGGCGGATAACCCGTCTGTTCAAACGACAACGAAAGGAAGAAAGACAATGA
- a CDS encoding glycoside hydrolase family protein, with translation MMRVFMTMLCSLLTVCSVSAQISRQEGTDGQAAIYRLPLMERAFLCCRYFEGWHSEKHYPYVGWGHKLLPNEKYSARTMTKRDADELLRKDLRKFVAMFRKFGVDSILLGTLAYNVGPAKLLGSKTIPKSTLIKKLEAGDRNIYREYIAFCNYKGKRHAMLLKRRKAEFALLYIP, from the coding sequence ATGATGCGTGTATTCATGACAATGCTCTGTTCACTTCTGACGGTCTGTTCTGTGTCCGCGCAGATCAGCCGCCAAGAGGGAACGGACGGGCAGGCGGCAATCTACCGACTGCCGCTTATGGAACGTGCTTTTTTATGCTGCCGCTACTTTGAAGGCTGGCACTCAGAAAAACACTACCCATACGTCGGTTGGGGTCACAAACTTTTGCCAAACGAGAAGTATTCGGCACGAACCATGACAAAACGGGATGCGGATGAACTTTTGCGGAAAGACCTGCGCAAATTTGTCGCCATGTTCCGTAAATTCGGGGTTGATTCGATTTTGCTTGGCACGTTAGCTTACAATGTGGGACCGGCGAAGCTGTTAGGCAGCAAAACAATCCCCAAAAGCACCTTAATCAAGAAGCTGGAAGCTGGTGACAGGAACATCTACCGTGAGTATATAGCCTTCTGCAACTACAAAGGAAAACGCCACGCCATGCTGCTCAAACGGAGAAAGGCGGAGTTTGCGCTGTTGTATATCCCATAA
- a CDS encoding conjugal transfer protein TraO, with the protein MRKYIAIIIASLALFTGQAHAQRCLPKMQGIEVRADMADGFNLGGKDGGYSFGAALSTYTKKGNKWVFGGEYLLKNNPYKDTKIPVAQFTAEGGYYFKILSDARKIVFVYAGASALAGYEAVNWGKKVLHDGSTLHDRDAFIYGGALTLDVECYVADRIALLANLRERCLWGGDTRKFHTQFGVGIKFIIN; encoded by the coding sequence ATGAGAAAGTACATCGCAATAATCATCGCGTCGCTTGCCCTTTTTACAGGGCAGGCGCACGCCCAGCGGTGTCTGCCGAAGATGCAGGGCATCGAGGTGAGGGCGGACATGGCGGACGGCTTCAATCTCGGCGGCAAGGACGGCGGGTACAGCTTCGGGGCGGCTCTCTCCACCTACACGAAGAAGGGGAACAAGTGGGTGTTCGGTGGCGAATACCTGTTGAAGAACAATCCCTACAAGGACACCAAGATACCCGTGGCGCAGTTCACGGCGGAGGGCGGCTATTACTTCAAGATACTGTCGGACGCCCGAAAGATTGTTTTCGTCTATGCCGGGGCTTCGGCTCTCGCCGGATATGAGGCGGTAAATTGGGGGAAGAAGGTGCTGCATGACGGCTCCACGCTGCACGACCGGGACGCCTTCATCTACGGCGGTGCGCTGACGCTCGATGTGGAGTGTTACGTGGCAGACCGTATCGCCCTGCTTGCCAACCTGCGGGAGCGTTGCCTTTGGGGTGGCGACACACGGAAGTTCCACACGCAGTTCGGGGTCGGTATCAAGTTCATCATCAACTGA